In Streptomyces sp. NBC_01408, one DNA window encodes the following:
- the ilvD gene encoding dihydroxy-acid dehydratase has product MPELRSRTVTHGRNMAGARALMRASGVASEDIGKPIIAVANSFTEFVPGHTHLAPVGRIVSDAIREAGAIPREFNTIAVDDGIAMGHGGMLYSLPSRDLIADSVEYMVEAHCADALICISNCDKITPGMLMAAMRLNIPVVFVSGGPMEAGQAILVDGTVRKLDLIDAMVDASNENVSDEDVLRIEENACPTCGSCSGMFTANSMNCLAEAIGLALPGNGSVLATHTARRALYEDAGRTVVEITKRYYEDGDESVLPRNIATREAFENAMALDIAMGGSTNTILHLLAAAQEAGLDYDLTDIDAVSRRVPCLSKVAPNVAPGGTYYMEDIHRAGGIPAILGELHRGGLLNKDVTTVHSDGLEDWLAKWDARSGTASETAMELWHAAPGCKRSATAFSQSERWDNLDLDAEGGCIRSVQHAYSKDGGLAVLRGNIAVDGCVVKTAGVDESIWTFEGPAVVCESQDEAVDKILRKEIKAGDVVVIRYEGPRGGPGMQEMLYPTSFLKGRGLGKVCALVTDGRFSGGTSGLSIGHASPEAASGGDIAVVEDGDRIRIDIPNRTIELLVDEATLAARHEALGGVYAPKNRERKVSAALRAYAAMATSADKGAVRDVSLLS; this is encoded by the coding sequence ATGCCCGAGCTCAGGTCCCGCACCGTCACCCACGGCCGCAACATGGCGGGCGCCCGCGCCCTTATGCGCGCGTCGGGCGTAGCGAGCGAGGACATCGGGAAGCCGATCATCGCGGTCGCCAACTCCTTCACCGAGTTCGTCCCCGGCCACACCCACCTGGCCCCGGTCGGCCGGATCGTCTCCGACGCCATCCGGGAGGCGGGCGCGATCCCGCGGGAGTTCAACACGATCGCCGTCGACGACGGCATCGCCATGGGGCACGGCGGGATGCTGTACTCGCTGCCCTCGCGCGACCTGATCGCGGACTCCGTGGAGTACATGGTCGAGGCGCACTGCGCCGACGCGCTGATCTGCATCTCCAACTGCGACAAGATCACGCCCGGGATGCTGATGGCCGCGATGCGCCTCAACATCCCCGTCGTGTTCGTGTCCGGCGGCCCGATGGAGGCCGGGCAGGCCATCCTCGTCGACGGCACCGTCCGCAAGCTCGACCTGATCGACGCCATGGTCGACGCCTCCAACGAGAACGTCTCCGACGAGGACGTGCTGCGGATCGAGGAGAATGCCTGCCCCACCTGCGGCTCGTGTTCCGGCATGTTCACCGCCAACTCCATGAACTGCCTCGCCGAGGCCATCGGCCTCGCCCTCCCCGGCAACGGCTCGGTCCTCGCCACCCACACCGCGCGCCGCGCCCTGTACGAGGACGCCGGCCGGACGGTCGTGGAGATCACCAAGCGGTATTACGAGGACGGCGACGAGTCGGTCCTCCCGCGCAACATCGCCACCCGCGAGGCCTTCGAGAACGCCATGGCCCTCGACATCGCGATGGGCGGCTCGACGAACACGATCCTGCACCTGCTGGCCGCCGCGCAGGAAGCCGGTCTGGACTACGACCTGACCGACATCGACGCCGTCTCGCGCCGCGTCCCGTGCCTGTCCAAGGTCGCGCCGAACGTCGCGCCCGGCGGCACGTACTACATGGAGGACATCCACCGGGCCGGCGGCATCCCCGCCATCCTCGGCGAGCTGCACCGCGGCGGGCTCCTCAACAAGGACGTCACCACCGTCCACTCGGACGGCCTGGAGGACTGGCTCGCGAAGTGGGACGCCCGCTCCGGCACGGCGAGCGAGACGGCCATGGAGCTGTGGCACGCGGCCCCCGGCTGCAAGCGTTCCGCCACCGCCTTCTCCCAGTCCGAGCGCTGGGACAACCTCGACCTCGACGCCGAGGGCGGCTGCATCCGCTCGGTGCAGCACGCGTACTCCAAGGACGGCGGCCTCGCCGTGCTGCGCGGCAACATCGCCGTGGACGGGTGCGTCGTCAAGACCGCCGGTGTCGACGAGTCGATCTGGACCTTCGAGGGCCCGGCCGTCGTCTGCGAGTCGCAGGACGAGGCCGTCGACAAGATCCTCCGCAAGGAGATCAAGGCGGGCGACGTCGTCGTCATCCGCTACGAGGGCCCGCGCGGCGGCCCCGGCATGCAGGAGATGCTCTACCCGACGTCCTTCCTCAAGGGCCGCGGCCTCGGCAAGGTCTGCGCCCTGGTGACGGACGGCCGCTTCTCCGGCGGCACCTCGGGCCTCTCCATCGGCCACGCCTCCCCGGAGGCGGCCTCGGGCGGCGACATCGCGGTCGTCGAGGACGGCGACCGGATCCGCATCGACATCCCGAACCGGACGATCGAGCTCCTCGTCGACGAAGCCACCCTGGCGGCCCGCCACGAGGCCCTGGGCGGCGTCTACGCCCCGAAGAACCGCGAGCGCAAGGTCTCCGCGGCCCTGCGCGCCTACGCGGCGATGGCCACCAGCGCCGACAAGGGCGCCGTCCGCGACGTGAGCCTTCTGTCCTGA
- a CDS encoding TetR family transcriptional regulator — translation MTGPAKPRRRGPGRPRQDEAEEGPGTQERIRLAAREVFAERGYDKTSVRGIAKVAGVDPALVHHYFGSKEDLFAAAIEVSMEPALVVPAILGEGPDGIGERLARYFLGIWENPVTRAPLLAVLRSALTHEAAAKVLRGLVLRKVLERVAADLKVPDPTFRAELAASHMIGIAIVRYVVQVEPLASADPEAIVTLVAPTLQRYLTEE, via the coding sequence GTGACCGGGCCCGCGAAGCCGCGCCGCCGCGGCCCCGGCCGGCCCCGCCAGGACGAGGCCGAGGAGGGCCCCGGCACCCAGGAGCGCATCCGGCTCGCCGCCCGCGAGGTGTTCGCGGAGCGCGGGTACGACAAGACGTCCGTACGCGGCATCGCGAAGGTGGCGGGCGTGGACCCGGCGCTGGTGCACCACTACTTCGGCAGCAAGGAAGACCTGTTCGCCGCCGCCATCGAGGTGAGCATGGAGCCCGCCCTGGTGGTCCCGGCGATCCTCGGCGAGGGCCCGGACGGCATCGGCGAGCGGCTGGCCAGGTACTTCCTGGGGATCTGGGAGAACCCGGTCACCCGTGCGCCCCTGCTCGCCGTCCTGCGGTCGGCGCTCACCCACGAGGCCGCAGCGAAGGTCCTGCGCGGGCTGGTCCTGCGCAAGGTCCTGGAGCGGGTCGCCGCCGACCTCAAGGTCCCCGACCCGACGTTCCGCGCCGAGCTGGCCGCCTCCCACATGATCGGCATCGCGATCGTGCGCTACGTCGTCCAGGTCGAGCCCCTCGCGTCCGCGGACCCGGAGGCCATCGTCACCCTGGTCGCCCCCACGCTCCAGCGCTACCTGACCGAAGAGTGA
- a CDS encoding transcriptional regulator → MAAGYVSQQALVHALAERGLSIDVRQVRRWESDTPPWPYPGAQQALTELLGQDVESLGFTPPAGHDRAVTSRVARVASPGSSPRVSMQNAASTQPASAAADYLAVTRAHRRLYWTVAPAVLHPAVSAHAALGGALLPATAGATRQAVATALAESFLLAGRIEFFDLREPQQADDTWLRALQAAGEADDPLLGAAVLAHKAFVPGWGGDRAGAAERMLMARTYARRGPASGEFLAWLDAVEAECETRCKHLRTALNLIAHGEEVLTAGPEHALPEWMDWFSPVRLAAFKGNTQLIAGHLPQARETLLGVLDTLPADADKQRTVVLGDLAAVEAAAGAPEAACVYAIRALDQLETHWYATGMERVREARRALAAWQHEQCVRDLDDRLYGWGTTLSVLTR, encoded by the coding sequence ATGGCTGCCGGGTACGTCTCGCAGCAGGCCCTCGTCCATGCGCTCGCCGAGCGAGGCCTCTCCATCGATGTTCGGCAGGTCCGGCGGTGGGAATCCGACACGCCGCCGTGGCCGTACCCCGGGGCGCAGCAGGCGTTGACCGAGCTACTCGGCCAGGACGTTGAGTCACTCGGCTTCACGCCGCCCGCCGGGCACGATCGTGCCGTCACGAGCCGCGTGGCGCGCGTCGCGTCTCCTGGCTCCTCGCCGAGGGTTTCCATGCAGAACGCCGCCTCGACGCAGCCGGCCAGCGCGGCCGCTGACTACCTGGCCGTGACACGGGCACACCGGCGCCTCTACTGGACCGTCGCCCCGGCCGTGCTCCACCCTGCGGTCAGTGCCCATGCGGCGCTCGGTGGCGCACTCCTGCCTGCCACCGCCGGGGCGACTCGGCAAGCTGTCGCCACTGCGCTGGCCGAGTCCTTTCTCCTCGCCGGGCGCATCGAGTTCTTCGATCTACGTGAGCCCCAGCAAGCGGATGACACCTGGCTTCGCGCGCTTCAGGCGGCGGGTGAGGCGGACGACCCGCTGCTCGGCGCCGCAGTCCTTGCCCACAAGGCTTTCGTACCGGGATGGGGCGGCGACCGTGCTGGAGCCGCTGAGCGGATGCTGATGGCCCGAACCTACGCCCGCCGTGGACCGGCTTCCGGGGAGTTCCTGGCGTGGCTCGACGCGGTCGAGGCCGAGTGTGAGACGAGGTGCAAGCATCTGAGGACCGCCCTGAACCTGATCGCCCACGGCGAGGAAGTCCTGACCGCCGGGCCGGAGCACGCCTTGCCGGAGTGGATGGATTGGTTCAGCCCGGTCCGGCTGGCGGCGTTCAAGGGGAACACCCAGCTCATTGCAGGACATCTCCCGCAGGCCAGGGAGACCCTCCTTGGCGTGTTGGACACCCTCCCGGCGGACGCGGACAAGCAGCGGACAGTGGTCCTGGGCGACCTGGCAGCCGTCGAGGCAGCAGCCGGGGCGCCCGAAGCCGCCTGCGTGTACGCGATTCGTGCACTGGACCAGTTGGAGACGCATTGGTACGCCACCGGGATGGAGCGGGTCAGGGAGGCGCGGCGCGCGCTCGCCGCGTGGCAGCACGAGCAGTGCGTACGCGATCTCGATGACCGGCTCTACGGCTGGGGAACGACGCTCAGTGTGCTGACGCGTTGA
- a CDS encoding sugar phosphate isomerase/epimerase, whose product MAEPVRTPTAKVALSTASVYPESTATAFEIAARLGYDGVEVMVWTDPVSQDVDALRRLSDHHQVPILAIHAPCLLITQRVWSTDPWTKLQRAQAAAERLGASTVVVHPPFRWQRQYSRDFVTGIWRMADETDVRFAVENMYPWRYRDREMLAYAPEWDVTKDDYRHFTVDLSHTATARTDATAMIDRMGDRLAHVHLADGNGSAKDEHLVPGRGTQPCAELLERLARTSFDGHVVIEVNTRRAMSSAEREADLAEALAYTRLHLATAAGTPATTPGTPAARPPARRP is encoded by the coding sequence GTGGCAGAACCAGTCCGTACACCGACCGCGAAAGTCGCCCTCTCCACCGCCTCGGTCTATCCGGAGTCGACGGCGACCGCCTTCGAGATCGCCGCGCGCCTCGGGTACGACGGCGTCGAGGTCATGGTCTGGACGGATCCGGTCAGTCAGGACGTCGACGCCCTGCGGCGGCTGTCCGACCACCACCAGGTGCCGATCCTGGCCATTCACGCGCCGTGCCTTCTCATCACCCAGCGCGTGTGGTCCACGGATCCCTGGACCAAGCTCCAGCGGGCGCAGGCGGCGGCGGAGCGGCTCGGGGCGTCGACCGTCGTCGTGCATCCGCCCTTCCGCTGGCAGCGCCAGTACTCCCGCGACTTCGTCACCGGCATCTGGCGGATGGCGGACGAGACCGACGTGCGGTTCGCCGTCGAGAACATGTACCCCTGGCGCTACCGCGACCGCGAGATGCTCGCGTACGCGCCCGAGTGGGACGTGACGAAGGACGACTACCGGCACTTCACCGTCGACCTGTCGCACACCGCGACCGCCCGGACGGACGCCACCGCGATGATCGACCGGATGGGCGACCGCCTCGCGCACGTCCACCTCGCCGACGGAAACGGTTCGGCCAAGGACGAGCACCTGGTCCCCGGCCGGGGTACGCAGCCCTGCGCCGAGCTGCTGGAGCGGCTCGCCCGGACCTCCTTCGACGGGCACGTGGTGATCGAGGTCAACACGCGGCGGGCCATGTCCTCCGCCGAGCGCGAGGCCGACCTCGCCGAAGCCCTGGCCTACACCCGCCTGCACCTCGCCACCGCGGCCGGCACCCCCGCCACCACCCCCGGCACCCCCGCCGCCCGGCCCCCGGCCCGCCGCCCGTGA
- a CDS encoding HAD family hydrolase produces MTIRAVVFDVGECLVDETREYGTWADWLDVPRHTFAAMFGAVIAQGGDYRETFQAFRPGFDLYEQREARATAGQPEHFDESDLYADVRPALSRLRADGLWLGIAGNQTVRAGGILRHLFSTDVDLIGTSDDWGASKPDPEFFVRVAKAVPFAPDEILYVGDRVDNDLRPAVAAGMHSALIRRGPWATIQWETEEATTLPTFRIDTLLDLPDRITEFNASAH; encoded by the coding sequence ATGACAATTCGCGCGGTGGTCTTCGATGTCGGCGAGTGCCTGGTGGACGAGACCCGGGAGTACGGCACTTGGGCCGACTGGCTCGACGTTCCACGGCACACCTTCGCCGCGATGTTCGGCGCCGTCATCGCCCAGGGTGGCGACTACCGCGAGACCTTCCAGGCCTTCCGGCCCGGCTTCGACCTGTACGAGCAGCGCGAGGCCCGCGCGACCGCCGGGCAGCCCGAACACTTCGACGAGAGCGACCTGTACGCCGACGTCCGCCCCGCCCTCTCCCGGCTGCGCGCCGACGGGCTGTGGCTGGGCATCGCCGGAAACCAGACCGTCCGTGCGGGAGGAATCCTCCGGCACCTCTTCTCCACGGACGTGGACCTGATCGGCACCTCGGACGACTGGGGAGCCAGCAAGCCGGATCCGGAGTTCTTCGTCCGCGTGGCCAAGGCGGTCCCTTTCGCCCCGGACGAGATCCTCTACGTGGGCGACCGTGTCGACAACGATCTGCGCCCCGCAGTCGCCGCGGGCATGCACAGTGCCTTGATCCGACGCGGCCCCTGGGCCACCATCCAGTGGGAGACGGAAGAGGCCACAACACTCCCGACCTTCAGGATCGACACTCTCCTCGACCTCCCCGACCGGATCACCGAGTTCAACGCGTCAGCACACTGA